CCCGCACACCTGGATCTGGAAACCGGGCCGCAAGGGCTCCGACCACGAGGTCATCGGCCTGCCGCAGCTACCGGAAATCTGGGGCGTGGCGGAAGCCGCGCAGATCATCGACCTGCTGGGCCTGATGGGTGACGCGGTGGACAACATCCCCGGCATCCCAGGCATCGGGCCGAAGACGGCGGTGAAGCTCATCTCGGAGTTCGGCTCCGTGGAAAACATCCTGGCCAACACCGCGAAGCTGAAGGGGAAGCAGAAGGAATCCATCGAAGCGAACGCGGACAAGGCCACGCTGTCCAAGGAACTGGCCACCATCATCCGCGACGTTCCTGTCGAGGTCACCTGGGATGATCTCATCCTCTCCCAGCGCGATGACGAAGCGTTGAAAAACCTCTTCAACGAGTTCGAGTTCCGCACCTTCACCAAGCGCCTGTTCGGGGACGCGGGCGGAGCCGCACCCGCACCGGCCAAGGGCGGCAAGGAAGCCGCGGCGGAGCCGACGCTTTTCGAGACTTTCCGCACCATCCGCGATACGGATCACACGTACCACCTGGCGGAAACACCGGAACAGCAGGCGGAGCTGTTCACCCTGCTGGGACAACAGGCGGAGTTCTGCTTCGATGTGGAGACCACCTCGCTCAACCGATTCGAGGCCCGGTTGCTCGGCATCGCCTTTTCATGGAAGGCGCATGAGGCATGGTACCTCCCCTACTCCGATCCGCTGTTCACGGATCTGAAGGCGGTGCTTTCCTCGCCCTCGAAAAAGATCGGCCACAACCTGAAGTATGACCTCTCCATCCTCACCCGCATGGGCATCGAAGTCGGCGGGGAAATCTTCGACACCATGCTGGCGGACACGCTGGTCGCGCCTGAGCGCAGGCACTCCATGGACTACCTGTCGGAAACGCTGCTGGGCTACACGCCGGTGAAGCTGGCCGACCTGGCGGCACCGGCATCCCCCGCCCCGGAGCCGGCGACGCTCGACCTTTTCGCCCATGCGGAGAAGAGCAAGGCATCGAAGGAACTGGATGTCGCCGCCATCCCGGTGGAGATCCTCGCGGAATACGCGGCGGAGGACGCGGATGTGACCTGGCAGCTTTACCAAAAGATCGCGCCGCTGCTTGCCGGGTCCGGCCAGGAGAAGGTGCTCACCGGCATCGAGGCTCCGTTACTGCCGGTTCTGGTGCGCATGGAAATGGAGGGCATCGAGGTGAATCCCGGCTCGCTGTCCGTGATCGGGGATGAACTCCAGCAACAGATCGACCAACTGGCGAAGTCCATCCACGGCCACGCGGACCGCTCGTTCAACATCGCCTCTCCGAAGCAGCTCGGGGAGATCCTCTTCGACCAGCTCAACCTCATCGAGAAGGCGAAAAAGACGAAGACCGGCCAATACAAGACAGACGAGGCGACACTGGCCTCTCTGGAAGGAAAGCACCCCATCATCTCCGACATCCTTTCCTGGCGGGAGGCGACCAAGCTGAAGTCCACCTACCTGGACGCGCTGCCGAACCACATCATGCCGTCCACCGGGCGCATCCACACCAGCTTCCACCAATTACTCGCGGCAACGGGGCGGCTCGCCTCGTCCGATCCCAACCTGCAGAACATCCCCGTCCGTTCCGAGGCGGGGCGCAAGATCCGCAAGGCCTTCGTTCCCCGCGCCACGGGCGGCTTCACCCTCCTTTCCTGCGACTACTCGCAGATCGAGCTGCGGGTGATGGCCGCGCTTGCGAATGACGCGACGATGATCGAGGCGTTCCGCAACCACATCGACATCCACACCGTCACCGCCTCCAAGGTCTTCGTGGTGGATCAGGAAAACGTGACGTCCGACATGCGGCGCACGGCGAAGATGGTGAACTTCGGCATCATCTACGGCATCTCCGCCTTCGGCCTCAGCCAGCGGCTGGGCATCGCCCGCGGCGAGGCGTCCGCCATCATCGAGGCATATTTCCGCGAGTATCCGGCGATCAAGGACTTCATGGACCGCACCATCAATGAGGCGCGGGAGAACGGCTACGTCGAGACGCTCGGCGGACGCAGGCGCTACTTCCCCGACCTGAACTCCGGCAACCAGAGCCTGCGCGGCAACGCGGAGCGCGCGGCGATCAACTCCCCCATCCAGGGGACCGCCGCGGACATGATCAAGCTGGCGATGATCCGCGTGGACGCGCTGCTTCGCGAATCCTCCGCCCGCACGAAGATGCTGCTCCAGGTGCACGACGAACTCGTCTTCGACCTCGCCGAAGAGGAGAAGGAGGAGCTGGTGCCGAAGATCCTGGACGCGATGCGCACCGCCCTGCCGCTGCCGCACGCCGTGCCCGTCGAAGTGGAATACGGCACTGGTGCGAACTGGCTGGCTGCGCATTGATCCGCGCGGCATTCCGGCCGATGTTCCGGGTGCCATGAGCGCGAAACCGAAAACAAACCTGACCGCGGCCGAACGCCGAGATCTCCTCGCCATCCTGGAAGCCCGCTTCACGAAAAATGAAGGACGGCACAAGGGCATCCGGTGGGAGGATGTGCTGGCAAAGTTGGAGAAAGCCGGTGCGAAGCTATGCTCGCTCCACCAGATGGAGGAGACGGGAGGAGAGCCGGATGTCAT
The nucleotide sequence above comes from Akkermansiaceae bacterium. Encoded proteins:
- the polA gene encoding DNA polymerase I: MNRLFLLDGMALIYRAHFALIQTPIRNSKGVNTSALYGFINTLLAILEKEAPTHIGVAFDTSAPTPRHTLFPAYKAQRDEMPEELAAAIPHVKNLCRAFHIPVLELDGYEADDIIGTLVTRAEAEGGIESYMVTPDKDFAQLLSPHTWIWKPGRKGSDHEVIGLPQLPEIWGVAEAAQIIDLLGLMGDAVDNIPGIPGIGPKTAVKLISEFGSVENILANTAKLKGKQKESIEANADKATLSKELATIIRDVPVEVTWDDLILSQRDDEALKNLFNEFEFRTFTKRLFGDAGGAAPAPAKGGKEAAAEPTLFETFRTIRDTDHTYHLAETPEQQAELFTLLGQQAEFCFDVETTSLNRFEARLLGIAFSWKAHEAWYLPYSDPLFTDLKAVLSSPSKKIGHNLKYDLSILTRMGIEVGGEIFDTMLADTLVAPERRHSMDYLSETLLGYTPVKLADLAAPASPAPEPATLDLFAHAEKSKASKELDVAAIPVEILAEYAAEDADVTWQLYQKIAPLLAGSGQEKVLTGIEAPLLPVLVRMEMEGIEVNPGSLSVIGDELQQQIDQLAKSIHGHADRSFNIASPKQLGEILFDQLNLIEKAKKTKTGQYKTDEATLASLEGKHPIISDILSWREATKLKSTYLDALPNHIMPSTGRIHTSFHQLLAATGRLASSDPNLQNIPVRSEAGRKIRKAFVPRATGGFTLLSCDYSQIELRVMAALANDATMIEAFRNHIDIHTVTASKVFVVDQENVTSDMRRTAKMVNFGIIYGISAFGLSQRLGIARGEASAIIEAYFREYPAIKDFMDRTINEARENGYVETLGGRRRYFPDLNSGNQSLRGNAERAAINSPIQGTAADMIKLAMIRVDALLRESSARTKMLLQVHDELVFDLAEEEKEELVPKILDAMRTALPLPHAVPVEVEYGTGANWLAAH